A part of Aegilops tauschii subsp. strangulata cultivar AL8/78 chromosome 2, Aet v6.0, whole genome shotgun sequence genomic DNA contains:
- the LOC109745177 gene encoding probable receptor-like protein kinase At1g49730: protein MRRRRPAAAASFAPPALLLLALSAPYWLSPNPAADAVGGCPLDFSWANFTTAAAACSDGAQRAACCRYINAFVATSIARYANATGRLGVPPAFSEMCLSAVSDTFRLRGIATDAAVFCGLGPKIRVDYQCAGRNTVLEMMQSPSFNDVIGSCRGPLSLDITCKTCLNYGIVYLRRLIGSDDNVALSVCRSAVFVTLATQHGVLSYDDILTCFFGVQGITTFPGTVSVTSTPASTPNVTVPSDSSAPKTKSVPLPQKHQKPYHISVVPGIGIGVILLAILLQIVLVVLIRRKNKELRDAELSAQSPDNAFHQGQSWRCAEGQSPMFQRYSYKETTKATNNFSTVIGKGGFGTVYKAQFSDGSIAAVKRMDKVSRQAEEEFCREMELLARLHHRHLVNLKGFCVERKERFLVYEYMENGSLKDHLHSSGTKALSWQTRLQIAMDVANALEYLHFFCNPPLCHRDIKSSNILLDENFVAKVADFGLAHASRTGAISFEAVNTDIRGTPGYMDPEYVVTQELTEKSDIYSYGVVLLELVTGRRAIQDKKNLVEWAQEYMSPSGEIPPELVDPTIRDSVDMDQLHLAVGIVQWCTQREGRQRPSIRQVLRMFSERLDPGNGSFGEGMDDADGGFYPGRSSRGGAAGVHRNELVPCGGDMRSLHSSSSTTRSYCSRSMLLEGGQAHSPPETL from the exons atgcgccgccgccgccccgccgccgccgcctccttcgcCCCGCCGGCACTCCTGCTGCTGGCCCTCTCCGCACCGTACTGGCTCTCCCCGAACCCCGCCGCAGACGCCGTCGGAG GATGCCCGCTAGATTTCAGCTGGGCCAACTTcaccacggcggcggcggcgtgctccGACGGGGCGCAGCGGGCGGCGTGCTGCCGCTACATCAACGCCTTCGTGGCCACCTCCATCGCGCGCTACGCCAACGCGACCGGCCGCCTGGGGGTGCCGCCGGCCTTCTCCGAGATGTGCCTCAGCGCGGTGTCCGACACCTTCAGGCTGCGGGGCATCGCCACCGACGCCGCCGTCTTCTGCGGCCTCGGCCCCAAGATCAGGGTCGACTACCAGTGCGCCGGCCGCAACACCGTGCTGGAGATGATGCAGTCCCCCAGCTTCAACGACGTCATCGGCAGCTGCAGGGGGCCCCTCTCCCTGGACATCACCTGCAAGACCTGCCTCAACTACGGCATCGTGTACCTCCGCCGGCTCATCGGCTCCGACGACAACGTCGCGCTCAGCGTGTGCCGCAGCGCGGTCTTCGTCACGCTCGCGACGCAGCACGGCGTGCTCTCCTACGACGACATCCTCACCTGCTTCTTCGGTGTTCAGGGGATCACCACCTTTCCAG GAACGGTGTCTGTCACGTCGACTCCGGCTTCTACTCCGAATGTCACCGTACCCAGTGATTCTTCAGCTCCAAAGACCAAAAGTGTTCCACTGCCACAGAAGCACCAGAAGCCTTACCACATTTCGGTGGTTCCGGGGATAGGGATAGGGGTCAtattgcttgccattcttcttcaGATCGTCTTGGTGGTGCTCATTCGTCGAAAGAACAAGGAGCTGAGGGATGCTGAGCTGTCTGCTCAGAGTCCAGACAATGCATTTCACCAGGGTCAGTCCTGGAGATGCGCAGAAG GTCAGTCACCAATGTTTCAGAGGTATAGCTACAAAGAAACAACGAAAGCAACAAACAATTTCAGCACGGTTATTGGAAAGGGAGGCTTTGGAACAGTCTATAAGGCTCAGTTTAGTGATGGCTCTATAGCTGCGGTCAAAAGGATGGACAAGGTTTCAAGACAAGCTGAAGAAGAGTTCTGCCGGGAAATGGAGCTCCTGGCTAGGTTGCATCATCGCCATCTTGTGAACCTAAAGGGCTTCTGTGTTGAAAGAAAAGAAAG GTTTCTTGTCTATGAGTACATGGAAAATGGAAGCCTAAAGGATCACCTGCACT CTTCTGGAACAAAGGCATTAAGCTGGCAGACAAGGCTACAGATCGCAATGGACGTAGCCAATGCTCTG GAGTACCTCCATTTCTTCTGTAACCCTCCACTCTGCCACAGAGACATCAAGTCGAGCAACATTCTTTTGGACGAAAACTTTGTTGCCAAG GTTGCTGATTTCGGCCTTGCGCACGCATCGAGAACTGGTGCTATCAGCTTTGAAGCTGTGAACACAGATATACGCGGAACTCCAG GGTACATGGACCCCGAGTACGTGGTGACCCAGGAGCTGACGGAGAAGAGCGACATCTACAGCTACGGCGTGGTGCTGCTGGAGCTGGTCACCGGGCGGCGGGCGATCCAGGACAAGAAGAACCTGGTGGAGTGGGCGCAGGAGTACATGTCGCCGTCCGGGGAGATCCCGCCGGAGCTGGTGGACCCGACGATCCGCGACTCGGTGGACATGGACCAGCTGCACCTGGCGGTCGGCATCGTCCAGTGGTGCACGCAGCGGGAGGGGCGCCAGCGGCCGTCCATCAGGCAGGTGCTGCGCATGTTCTCCGAGCGGCTGGACCCCGGCAACGGCAGCTTCGGCGAGGGCATGGACGACGCCGACGGCGGCTTCTACCCGGGCCGGAGCAGCAGGGGCGGCgccgccggcgtccaccgcaacGAGCTGGTCCCCTGCGGCGGCGACATGCGGTCCCTCCACTCGTCCTCGAGCACGACGAGGTCCTACTGCAGCCGCAGCAtgctgctcgagggcggccaggCTCACTCTCCCCCTGAAACCCTCTGA